Proteins found in one Amphiura filiformis chromosome 14, Afil_fr2py, whole genome shotgun sequence genomic segment:
- the LOC140169189 gene encoding uncharacterized protein, translating into MAKSPQDNFIRCHAALHELLSRTIPSLQNAVDVWHHKTTTQPCSNPAQCPPYKKPSLKNKSCQECIAWATAIEAQVYPPWTVGSLQWMNANSTLFSKDPLEAMKLFVLRMPANNINTYSTLADFDTASLLMIMGKFKEFHHGDQIVYDNIQKIAQIRNALAHLKLRNSIHLDDQTFNNYWTDITNLVNCLPGIGRPYFTQQTAKDVITKLTEIKDQTMPENIQQEALKPLIEDIVLKTLEDNKPNQPTTVTATQTETQGSRLEEVKLCQVHGCTEEVARPDCMGFRCQRHFDDLVQSIAEDLRKHYKANNCQKKMYPWKPGNCVDLERVYVPVTIDITIPGLRPIKERLKSYQEIFETDDDTRYILTGNPGQGKSTFCAKLAFDWCYKSSLSPLKDVQLLFIIQLATLTHSSDIEEAICSQLLQSSNVDISTVGKVIRTLGKEVVIVLDGLDEAPLDLFKHEFTGNLVQIIRSKQLGKCCVLVTTRPWREREIISESPVYRRLELQKMKRSDVRKYVTKLFSLNPKDLATIALGKRLLQYIDENKLVLDTSTPLMVLLTSWFWIETNGKRGIPDRISEVYEEIATIMYENFMKTSTNQNAQSDQERQPGVVERLVDRTRRLLPLASPNLPVISQQDKFYFSLGEFSVSGLTPWATKIVFTEDEIKKSCGEKCLEEALGMGIMCRRSEHMHALQFFHKSGQEFYAGYYLRHHPSKLRSYLKKLKTVSDVLSIAPVLLFASRLQSAAKMIIQKLMLLFKSEIDPQTYYEDELSADETRPIQQYIELCLQCNFEADAKAEFVSILGDLFMEGEVLFYGISSKTAITLAYFMEYCDPVAIRGITLRPIAHVGDINICYGVSHAMFIMFHIEGLTTMKHHSTDMIQQVYDSFVEANPELHKVWIREYPPPHLVAYIPCIQAYEGLPPPSETNILPIIHCLKYVKVERLNVNHFKLDDDLLKTIENGEIKSLSLLKVRSTASTEQQMTRLASSVHMIPLLRVLDISYNKVQPGQTLPILANNLKHCAELRELRMFNMQAPANDMELFAQNVPSKLTELGLEGNEMNDAVASHLVETLPTTLKRVHFALNRLSQSKHNELMHSIHSKLPCLRTLHVWGSAYAVDLVRHGGLTLESCQQMDELLLASDNSDLIPEEVVEKFVEKGMQQARNITLLSLYGIRLGSRKSFYRLVEASRQCEHFWYTRNLLPDDVLPDKLDDFVILV; encoded by the exons ATGGCAAAGTCACCACAAGATAATTTCATCAGGTGCCACGCAGCTCTACATGAACTGTTATCACGCACAATTCCTAGTCTACAGAATGCTGTTGACGTATGGCATCACAAGACTACCACCCAACCTTGTTCTAACCCAGCCCAATGTCCCCCTTACAAGAAACCATCTCTGAAGAACAAATCATGCCAAGAATGCATTGCATGGGCAACAGCTATCGAAGCACAGGTGTACCCACCTTGGACCGTTGGTTCTCTACAGTGGATGAATGCAAATTCAACTTTGTTCAGCAAAGATCCGTTAGAGGCGATGAAACTATTTGTTTTACGGATGCctgcaaataatataaatacgTATTCAACACTCGCTGATTTTGACACAGCATCCTTGCTCATGATTATGGGGAAATTCAAAGAGTTTCACCATGGGGATCAGATTGTATATGATAATATTCAAAAG ATAGCCCAAATCCGAAACGCCCTTGCTCACCTGAAACTTCGTAACAGCATCCATCTTGATGACCAGACCTTCAACAACTACTGGACAGACATCACAAACCTTGTCAACTGTTTACCAGGTATAGGACGTCCATACTTTACACAGCAGACTGCCAAAGATGTGATCACCAAGTTAACAGAG ATAAAAGACCAAACAATGCCGGAGAATATACAACAAGAAGCCTTGAAACCTTTGATAGAAGACATCGTACTGAAAACCTTAGAAGACAACAAACCAAACCAACCTACTACGGTGACAGCTACCCAAACTGAAACACAAG GTTCCCGTCTGGAAGAAGTCAAACTATGTCAAGTCCATGGTTGTACTGAAGAGGTAGCGCGTCCTGACTGTATGGGGTTCCGATGTCAAAGGCATTTCGATG ACTTGGTACAATCAATAGCTGAAGATTTAAGGAAACACTACAAAGCTAATAATTGCCAAAAGAAAATGTATCCTTGGAAACCTGGAAATTGTGTGGACTTAGAGCGAGTATATGTACCAGTGACTATAGACATTACGATACCTGGATTGCGGCCGATAAAAGAGCGTTTAAAATCCTATCAAGAGATTTTCGAGACTGATGATGATACACGTTATATACTGACAGGGAATCCGGGTCAAGGAAAGTCTACATTCTGCGCCAAATTGGCCTTTGACTGGTGTTACAAATCTAGTTTGTCTCCCCTCAAAGACGTACAACTTTTATTCATAATTCAATTAGCCACATTAACTCATTCAAGCGATATTGAAGAAGCTATATGTTCGCAGTTGCTGCAGTCGTCGAATGTGGATATATCTACCGTTGGGAAAGTCATTCGTACTCTTGGTAAAGAGGTCGTTATTGTACTAGACGGGTTAGATGAAGCtcctcttgatttattcaaacaCGAATTTACCGGGAATCTTGTGCAGATTATTCGATCCAAACAATTGGGAAAATGTTGCGTTCTTGTAACGACAAGGCCGTGGAGGGAACGGGAAATAATATCAGAGAGTCCTGTATACAGACGTTTAGAGTTACAAAAGATGAAGCGATCTGATGTTAGGAAATACGTTACGAAACTCTTCAGTCTGAATCCTAAAGATCTGGCAACAATAGCGTTAGGAAAGCGTTTGCTTCAATATATAGACGAAAACAAACTCGTATTGGATACTTCTACTCCATTAATGGTATTGTTAACTTCGTGGTTCTGGATTGAGACTAACGGCAAAAGAGGTATACCGGACAGAATCAGTGAGGTATATGAAGAAATAGCGACCATCATGTATGAGAACTTCATGAAAACAAGTACAAACCAG AATGCTCAAAGTGATCAAGAACGCCAACCTGGAGTTGTTGAGAGATTAGTTGATCGCACTCGTCGACTTTTACCACTTGCATCACCAAACCTCCCCGTCATATCTCAACAG GATAAGTTTTATTTCTCTCTTGGGGAATTTTCGGTCTCTGGTTTGACACCATGGGCGACAAAGattgtgttcacagaagatgaaatCAAGAAATCATGTGGGGAAAAGTGCCTAGAAGAAGCACTCGGCATGGGGATTATGTGTAGGAGGAGTGAACATATGCATGCGCTACAGTTCTTCCATAAATCAGGGCAGGAGTTTTACGCCGGCTATTATCTTCGACATCATCCCTCAAAGCTAAGATCATACCTCAAAAAATTGAAGACTGTCAGCGATGTCTTAAGCATAGCCCCTGTCTTACTATTTGCATCTCGTCTTCAATCGGCTGCCAAGATGATCATCCAAAAGCTGATGTTACTTTTCAAGAGTGAAATTGACCCGCAGACGTATTATGAGGATGAATTGTCAGCAGACGAAACACGACCTATACAACAGTATATTGAGTTGTGTTTACAGTGCAACTTTGAAGCGGATGCCAAGGCGGAGTTCGTTTCAATTCTAGGAGATTTATTCATGGAAGGTGAAGTGCTATTTTATGGTATCTCATCCAAGACAGCCATCACACTCGCATACTTCATGGAATACTGCGATCCTGTGGCTATTCGTGGTATAACATTGCGACCTATTGCCCACGTCGGTGATATCAATATATGCTATGGAGTATCTCACGCAATGTTCATCATGTTCCATATAGAGGGTTTGACTACTATGAAGCACCATTCTACCGATATGATACAACAAGTATACGATTCATTTGTTGAGGCGAACCCAGAGTTACACAAGGTCTGGATTCGAGAGTATCCTCCACCTCACCTAGTGGCATACATTCCATGTATCCAGGCATATGAAGGGCTACCACCCCCCTCGGAAACGAACATTTTGCCTATCATACACTGCTTGAAGTATGTCAAAGTGGAGCGACTAAATGTAAATCATTTCAAACTTGATGATGATTTACTAAAAACGATAGAAAATGGCGAAATAAAGTCTCTATCGCTGCTGAAGGTGAGGTCAACTGCATCTACTGAACAACAGATGACGAGACTTGCGTCATCCGTTCACATGATTCCATTACTGCGTGTACTCGATATCTCGTACAATAAAGTTCAGCCAGGACAAACGCTTCCAATCCTTGCTAACAATCTCAAGCATTGTGCAGAATTGCGTGAGTTGCGTATGTTTAACATGCAGGCACCAGCAAATGATATGGaattatttgcacaaaatgtaCCATCTAAGCTGACAGAGTTGGGCCTTGAAGGTAACGAGATGAATGATGCAGTAGCTTCACATCTTGTGGAAACCTTACCTACTACACTGAAGAGGGTGCACTTCGCTTTGAATCGGCTGAGTCAGAGTAAACACAATGAACTAATGCATTCAATTCACAGCAAACTTCCGTGTCTAAGGACTCTTCATGTCTGGGGCAGTGCGTATGCAGTAGATTTGGTAAGACATGGTGGCCTAACATTGGAATCATGCCAACAAATGGATGAGCTCTTGCTAGCTTCTGATAACTCAGATTTGATTCCTGAAGAAGTTGTGGAGAAGTTTGTGGAGAAGGGAATGCAACAAGCAAGGAATATCACTTTGCTCTCTTTGTACGGAATACGTCTAGGCAGCAGGAAGTCATTTTATCGATTGGTAGAAGCAAGTCGACAATGTGAACATTTTTG GTACACGAGAAACTTACTCCCTGATGATGTGTTGCCAGACAAGCTGGATGACTTTGTTATTCTCGTGTGA